In Cryptomeria japonica chromosome 10, Sugi_1.0, whole genome shotgun sequence, a genomic segment contains:
- the LOC131069387 gene encoding two-component response regulator ORR26, protein MRQYVHSEIPRLRWTSDLHRSFINAIHSVGGEKKATPKLIVELMGVNGVGISHVKSHLQMYRNRNKSENCQGNHHVEKHENSRKRSRHADGNARLANLDQELEKYRSSIYSHKRLRACKVQSSFPKEEALQLNDRTCGPYTQMTSYNQQSRNQNDQVKRKFCAQWRDSKKYCRHPTSDSVKSGMEDLGELCLSQYQCSQKMEEQERLIPLELQLKDSLCYQHGKFTCGTTSIYNNKQESRASPEEKDISCSTSNDAQSVLIDNVWRVESKDQDDARSDKKPMLREDDIRLELSISIS, encoded by the exons ATGAGACAATACGTGCACTCTGAAATCCCTCGTCTTCGCTGGACTTCAGACCTTCATCGATCTTTTATCAATGCAATTCACAGCGTTGGGGGAGAAAAAA AGGCCACACCAAAGCTTATTGTGGAGCTAATGGGTGTAAATGGAGTCGGGATTTCCCATGTCAAAAGCCATCTTCAG ATGTATCGAAATAGGAACAAAAGTGAAAATTGTCAAG GAAACCACCATGTTGAGAAACATGAGAATAGCAGAAAGCGTTCGAGACATGCAGATGGCAATGCCCGATTAGCAAATTTGGACCAAGAGTTAGAGAAGTATAGGTCCTCCATATACTCACACAAAAG ATTGAGGGCATGCAAAGTTCAATCTTCCTTCCCAAAAGAAGAAGCTCTACAACTAAATGATAGAACTTGTGGGCCTTACACTCAAATGACTTCATATAATCAGCAATCTCGGAATCAAAACGATCAAGTGAAGAGAAAATTTTGTGCACAATGGCGTGACAGTAAAAAATATTGCAGACATCCCACATCAGATTCAGTG AAAAGTGGCATGGAAGATCTAGGGGAACTCTGTCTCAGTCAATACCAATGTTCTCAGAAGATGGAGGAACAAGAAAGACTAATCCCTCTTGAACTGCAATTAAAAGACAGCTTATGTTACCAGCATGGAAAATTTACTTGTGGTACAACCTCCATTTATAACAACAAACAGGAAAGTAGAGCAAGTCCAGAAGAAAAAGACATTTCATGTAGCACCAGCAATGATGCACAATCCGTTTTGATTGATAATGTTTGGAGAGTTGAATCAAAGGACCAAGATGACGCCAGATCTGATAAAAAACCAATGCTTCGAGAGGATGACATCCGATTAGAGTTATCAATTTCAATATCTTGA